The segment CGGGCTCATGGTCGGCATGGAACTAGCCCCAAGTATCCCCGCTTTCTCCGGCGAAGGAAAAACTCCTGCGGTGCGTTTCACCAACCTGCTTCACGAAGCCGGTCTCATAGCAATTCCCGCCGGCACACATATTCTCCGCTTCCTCCCGGCTTTGAACTTGCACAAGGATGAGGCAGCGGAAGGCCTGAAGATCATCGAATCGGTAGTGGCAAAATTAGCGTCATGAAACATCTGTTAAGCATCGAGTCGTTGGCCAAGGCCGACATGGATCAAATTCTGGCTGCCTCCGGCCCCATTAAAAAGGAACGTGGGCATCACAAGAAACAGCCGCTGGGTGGCCAAACCTGGGCGATGATCTTCACCAAGTCTTCCACGCGCACCCGTGTCTCTTTTGAAGTGGGCGTTCGTGAATTGGGTGGACAGGTGATGTTTCTGAACGCAAATGATATTCAATTGGGCCGCGGTGAACCGATCAAGGATACCGCGCGCGTGCTCGGGCGCATGGTGCATGGGGCCATCATTCGCACCTTCGCCCAGAAGGACGTGGAAGACTTCGCTCACTACTCCAGGATTCCCACCATTAACGCGCTAACCGATGATGAACACCCCTGCCAGATTTTAACGGACATATTTACGTTTCAGGAGAAACGTGGCCCGATTCAGGGCAAGGTGGTCACCTGGATCGGCGATGGCTCCAACAACATGGCTTATTCGTGGATTTTCGCCGCCGCCAAGCTCGGCTTCGAATTTCGTATCGCTGCGCCCAGGGAATACCAGCCTGCACCTGAAATTCTTTCCCGCGCTGGTGGCAAGATTGTGGTGACTGACGATGTGAAAGCCGCGGCTCACGGCGCTGACATGCTTTACACCGACGTGTGGATCTCAATGGGCCAGGAGGCTCAAGCTGCCGAGCGCATCAAAAAGATGGCGGGCTATCAGATCAATGCAGCCTCTGTGAAACTGGCCAAACCGGATGCGTTGGTAATGCATTGTCTGCCAGCTTATCGCGGCAAGGAAATTGACGAAGCCACCTTCGAAGCGCACGCACAGACAATTTTCGATCAGGCCGAAAATCGTCTGCATGTGCAAAAAGCGATTCTGGACTGGGCTGTTTCCTGATTAAAACGCCGCGGCTGCATACAGCCGCAGGTATTTGACTGCCACCTTAAGGTCTTTCGGCCAGGGCGCCACGATCTTGATTTCTGCATTGGTGAGCGGATGCACCAGGCTCAATTCCTCCGCGTGCAACGACACACGGTCCAACAAGGGCCGCTCGGTTTTGTTGGGCTTAAGCCGATAATCCCGCTTCAAACTTGAAAGCATCAACGGCTGACCTCCGTACAAGCTGTCACCCACAATCGGCAGACCGGCATATTGAAGGTGCACTCGAATCTGATGCTGCCGCCCGCTCAAAGGACGGCATTTGAGCAGTGAATAGCCGGCGAACTTTTCCACCAGTTCAAACTGGGTGCGGGACCTCTTCCCGTTTTTCTCATCAACCCGAATCAATCCCAGTTTTACCGGATGCGGCGCCAGCTTTGCATCCACCTCGAAACTTTTCTCCTCCGGTGAACGTTGCACGAGAGCCGAGTAAGTTTTGACCGGCTTTTCGGAACCAAACAAATTCGCGACCGCGACCAGCATCGGTTTGTCTTTAGCCAACAGGATGACTCCACTGGTCTCAAAATCGAGCCGATGGGCATTCATCAAATAGGTTAAACCGCGGCTTTTGGCCCAGGGAGTGCCACGCTCAATTCCAGCGTGCAACAGTTTCATCAGGTTGGGCCGCTTGGGATCGTAACGATCCGGAGAGGTGAGCAGTTTGCTGGGCTTATCCACAGCCAACAGATGCTCGTCCTCGTAAAGGACGGAAATTTCCCAGAACTCCCGCGTTTCGGGAGAGGATAGTTTAATCGACTCGCTTGCCATTGTTCAATTAATGTAAGCGACCAGTTCTAAAATCCCAATGTCAGACTTTTATGATCTGGGAGCGCGTCGCGTTCCAGCGCCCATCTGGCTCTCCTGCATGGTTTTGGTAAGACGGTCTCTGAAGGCAGGATCACGGTCCAACTGTTTCACGAACCATTGATTGAACGCATCCCCCTGACGAGCCTGGCGCACCATCGCCAAAAACTCAGGCAGTTCCTTATCCATCCTGCTCTGATCGAGGGGCAGAGATTTTTCGACATAAACGACGTATCCACCCTGATGAGACGGGATGAACTGGCTGACCTTGCCAACTGGGGTACTGAAGGCGACCTTCTTCAAAGTGGTAAAATCAATCCCTTTCTCTTCAAGTTCAGAAGGCAGACTGCGAGTGCTCAATGAAAAGGGCGGAAGATGTATCGGCTTAACTTTGGCTTCTGCTGCAATTGCCGAGAAGCTCTTATTTTGCGCTAGGCCATTAGGAACGGTGTTGGTGGCAAAAGCCAATCCAGAAGCTTGCGCCTGCAGAAAGGCTTGGTAGTAGCGGTAGTCATTGCTCACCTTTTCTTCGATGCTCTTGAATGGAGGAACTTCACTTGGAAACCGCTGTTTAAAAGCGATAACGTAGGCTGCGGAGTGAGGAGCTACGATTGGACCAGCAAAAGGCTCTTGCTCAGTCAAACCAAATGCATTCTGTGTGAAAGATTCAGGAACATCCATTCCCTGGGGTCCTTCGCCCCGGCTGAACGGAGCAGTAACGGATACCTTCAGGCCCTTTGCTTTGGCCAAGTCAGCAAAGGCAGCGGCATTTTTCTGAGGAAGTTTATCCAGTTCCTCTGCAAATGCGCCTGCGGCACGACGTGCATCCATCAAGGCAGTTTCGCGAATCATTTCTTCTTTGATCTTGGATTTGGCTTCCTCAGGGGTCTTGGCTTCACGATAGGCATTGGTGCCATATTGCTTGTAAACAGACTCCACATCCTGATCGATGTTGGTCATTCTGGACTGAGCCTGGCTCAAATAATTCGAGAGATTGAACTCCACATAATTGACCTGCACACGCTCAGGCAAAGTGTAAGAACTGGCATGACGATTATAAAATTCCTGCACGTCCGCAGGCTTTACGGTGACACCAGCCACGTAATTGGAAAGAGAAAAATTAACCAATAAGGCCGAAATCTCCTGATGCTCTTTTATATATAAATCCTTGGCTTCCTGAGGAGTGACCAGCTTTCCACTCAGGCCGGCAACTGAAAGCAGCTGTTGAATGCCCAATTCATGCTGCAAAAACCTTTGAAAGTCATTGGCGTCAAAATTGTTCGGCTTCAAGCCCTGATCAATAAATTGATCCAAAGATATTTTCCCTAACATTTCCCTGGCCATTTCGGCGACGGCCTGGGAACTGGGATGAATTCCAAATTCCTCCTGCTTGGCGATGACGAACAAGCGTTGGTAGGTCTGGCGGTCCTCATTATAGCCCATGCGACTGGCGTTCGGGTCCGAACTCGGCCAGCGTCCGTTGCTGATGAAATAACCCAACTGTACTTCCCTGCTCGCATTGATAAATTGTTCTTGTGTGATGGGTTTGCCGTTGATGGTGCCGAACTGGCTGCTGTTGCCCAGCAATCCTGAGCCTATCCTCGAATTGGTAGGTCCGAAAATGACAAAGCTGATAATTGTGAGCGCAGCAATTACAATCCAAAGCCAGGCTTGATGACGTCTAATAGTACCGAACATATCTTTTTTGTTATATAGGAGCGGTCACCCTAACCGCGCGCCCCAAGGCTGGTCAAACGCAAAAGCAGCCTTTTTTGCGCAACTTTGTCCCTAAATCCAACTTTACAACCCCCAGCCGCTTATGCCACCCTCTCCGCATATGCTTAGCATTAAGAAACTTTGGCCATTTTTATTACTGCCACTCCTCATCGCAGGCTGCACCACCACTCCGGCGTCCTTCACTAATTTGACCCCACAGGATCAGCTTCGCAACGCCAATAACCTTTATCCGGTGGAGGTTGCCTTTAATTCACGCCAACAAACTCTGCGTTGGGACAGTGTCCGCCCGTCGGTGGTGATCGGAACCGATTTCTTCCCAATGAAACAGACACCCCTGATGAAGAACCGGTATGAGACTCTCGTGCCCATTCCTCCGGGGAACAAAGTCGTCTATTACCGCTTTAGGATCGATTACGACTACACTGGATTTGGCAAGCCGGGAACCAACAGCACTCTTTCCGACGTTTACAGAATCCAGGTTATTGATAAATAACCTGCCGCAAGGCGCTTAGGAAAGCTTCCCATCTCCGCGAGGCCGGAAAGCGGCCTCGTAAAGTTC is part of the Pedosphaera parvula Ellin514 genome and harbors:
- the argF gene encoding ornithine carbamoyltransferase, producing the protein MKHLLSIESLAKADMDQILAASGPIKKERGHHKKQPLGGQTWAMIFTKSSTRTRVSFEVGVRELGGQVMFLNANDIQLGRGEPIKDTARVLGRMVHGAIIRTFAQKDVEDFAHYSRIPTINALTDDEHPCQILTDIFTFQEKRGPIQGKVVTWIGDGSNNMAYSWIFAAAKLGFEFRIAAPREYQPAPEILSRAGGKIVVTDDVKAAAHGADMLYTDVWISMGQEAQAAERIKKMAGYQINAASVKLAKPDALVMHCLPAYRGKEIDEATFEAHAQTIFDQAENRLHVQKAILDWAVS
- a CDS encoding RluA family pseudouridine synthase — encoded protein: MASESIKLSSPETREFWEISVLYEDEHLLAVDKPSKLLTSPDRYDPKRPNLMKLLHAGIERGTPWAKSRGLTYLMNAHRLDFETSGVILLAKDKPMLVAVANLFGSEKPVKTYSALVQRSPEEKSFEVDAKLAPHPVKLGLIRVDEKNGKRSRTQFELVEKFAGYSLLKCRPLSGRQHQIRVHLQYAGLPIVGDSLYGGQPLMLSSLKRDYRLKPNKTERPLLDRVSLHAEELSLVHPLTNAEIKIVAPWPKDLKVAVKYLRLYAAAAF
- a CDS encoding SurA N-terminal domain-containing protein — translated: MFGTIRRHQAWLWIVIAALTIISFVIFGPTNSRIGSGLLGNSSQFGTINGKPITQEQFINASREVQLGYFISNGRWPSSDPNASRMGYNEDRQTYQRLFVIAKQEEFGIHPSSQAVAEMAREMLGKISLDQFIDQGLKPNNFDANDFQRFLQHELGIQQLLSVAGLSGKLVTPQEAKDLYIKEHQEISALLVNFSLSNYVAGVTVKPADVQEFYNRHASSYTLPERVQVNYVEFNLSNYLSQAQSRMTNIDQDVESVYKQYGTNAYREAKTPEEAKSKIKEEMIRETALMDARRAAGAFAEELDKLPQKNAAAFADLAKAKGLKVSVTAPFSRGEGPQGMDVPESFTQNAFGLTEQEPFAGPIVAPHSAAYVIAFKQRFPSEVPPFKSIEEKVSNDYRYYQAFLQAQASGLAFATNTVPNGLAQNKSFSAIAAEAKVKPIHLPPFSLSTRSLPSELEEKGIDFTTLKKVAFSTPVGKVSQFIPSHQGGYVVYVEKSLPLDQSRMDKELPEFLAMVRQARQGDAFNQWFVKQLDRDPAFRDRLTKTMQESQMGAGTRRAPRS